The following coding sequences lie in one Allorhizobium pseudoryzae genomic window:
- a CDS encoding BCCT family transporter, translating into MKSFVINPPVFYGSIILIGLFLAVGVVIPGQAGALFGAMQASILGAFGWFYLLSVGIFLVSVLLLCFGRFGQLKLGPDDSVPDFRFVSWIAMLFAAGMGIGLMFYAVGEPMTHFMAPPTAEPRSVAAMREAMTVTFFHWGIHAWAIYAVVGLSLAYFGYRYNLPLTIRSGLYPLLKSRIDGPIGHAVDIFAIVGTMFGIATSLGVGVSQINAGLNHLLGVPIGVAVQLPLIAVVTAMATVSVVTGLDKGVRILSETNLIVAILLMIFVLVIGPTSQLFRDFVQNLGLYFDTLVLRTFNIYAYEPTPWVDAWTLFYWAWWISWSPFVGMFIARISRGRTVREFVVAVLFIPAGFTFFWMTVFGNTAMFIDTGIANGALGTAIENDVSVGLFRFFEYLPLPAITSTLVVLLVSIFFITSADSGALVVDSIAAGGETKTTTGQRVFWCVMEGFVAGCLLLAGGLTALQSATVASALPFAVIMLGLVVSLYLGMREDFAQRDAHHGNNVPAAQPASGQTWQRRLALILSTATEADARRFIDTHVRPALHQVAQELTSRGRHAQVVDEADGAVVLRSPAEDVRDFVYGVTPTKQRVASFTPLRAGEPEFRFEARTYFSSGNRGYDVMGMSRDQLISDVLAQFERYLHLVHSPDFQLVHSAPEHPSGI; encoded by the coding sequence GATCCCTGGTCAGGCGGGCGCTCTTTTTGGCGCCATGCAGGCCTCGATCCTGGGTGCGTTCGGCTGGTTCTACCTGCTTTCGGTCGGCATCTTCCTCGTATCGGTGCTGTTGCTCTGTTTCGGCCGCTTCGGACAGCTCAAACTTGGTCCGGACGATTCTGTTCCTGATTTCCGCTTCGTGTCCTGGATCGCCATGCTGTTTGCCGCTGGCATGGGGATCGGACTGATGTTCTATGCCGTCGGCGAACCGATGACGCATTTCATGGCGCCGCCGACTGCCGAGCCGCGCTCGGTCGCAGCCATGCGGGAGGCAATGACCGTCACCTTTTTCCATTGGGGAATTCATGCCTGGGCAATCTATGCCGTGGTCGGCCTGTCGCTTGCCTATTTCGGCTATCGCTATAACCTGCCGCTGACGATCCGTTCCGGCCTCTATCCGCTGCTCAAGAGCCGTATCGACGGTCCGATCGGTCACGCGGTGGATATTTTCGCGATTGTCGGCACCATGTTCGGCATTGCCACGTCGCTCGGTGTCGGCGTCTCGCAGATCAATGCGGGTCTCAACCATCTCCTCGGCGTCCCGATCGGCGTCGCCGTGCAGTTGCCGTTGATCGCCGTCGTCACCGCCATGGCGACCGTCTCGGTCGTGACCGGCCTCGACAAGGGCGTCCGCATCCTGTCGGAAACCAACCTGATCGTTGCCATCCTGTTGATGATCTTCGTTCTCGTGATTGGCCCGACCAGCCAGTTGTTCCGGGATTTCGTACAGAACCTTGGTCTCTATTTCGACACGCTCGTGCTTCGCACCTTCAACATCTACGCCTATGAACCGACCCCCTGGGTGGATGCCTGGACCCTGTTCTACTGGGCCTGGTGGATCTCTTGGTCGCCCTTTGTCGGCATGTTCATCGCCCGCATTTCCCGCGGCAGAACCGTTCGTGAATTTGTCGTCGCCGTCCTGTTCATTCCCGCCGGCTTCACCTTCTTCTGGATGACGGTGTTCGGCAATACGGCGATGTTCATTGATACCGGCATCGCCAACGGTGCCCTGGGTACGGCGATCGAGAATGACGTGTCAGTCGGGCTGTTCCGGTTCTTCGAGTATCTGCCGCTGCCGGCCATTACCTCGACACTCGTGGTTCTGCTGGTCTCGATCTTCTTCATTACCTCGGCGGATTCGGGTGCGCTGGTCGTGGATTCCATTGCAGCCGGCGGGGAAACGAAAACGACAACAGGACAGCGGGTGTTCTGGTGCGTTATGGAAGGATTCGTCGCGGGCTGCCTGCTGCTCGCCGGTGGCCTGACGGCGCTGCAATCGGCCACGGTCGCGAGCGCCTTGCCGTTTGCCGTGATCATGCTCGGTCTCGTCGTGTCGCTGTATCTGGGCATGCGAGAGGATTTTGCGCAGCGCGATGCGCACCACGGCAACAACGTGCCGGCCGCCCAGCCGGCATCCGGCCAGACCTGGCAGCGGAGACTGGCTCTGATCCTCAGCACCGCCACTGAAGCCGATGCGCGCCGTTTCATCGACACGCATGTCCGCCCAGCCCTTCATCAGGTGGCGCAGGAGTTGACCTCCAGGGGACGGCATGCCCAGGTGGTCGATGAAGCGGATGGCGCGGTTGTCCTGCGCTCACCCGCGGAAGACGTCCGTGACTTTGTCTACGGTGTCACACCCACAAAGCAGCGCGTCGCGAGCTTTACGCCCTTGCGGGCCGGAGAGCCTGAGTTTCGCTTTGAGGCGCGCACCTATTTCTCAAGCGGCAATCGCGGCTATGACGTGATGGGCATGTCACGCGATCAGCTCATCAGCGACGTGCTGGCGCAGTTCGAACGCTATCTCCACCTGGTGCATTCGCCCGACTTCCAACTCGTCCACAGTGCTCCGGAACATCCATCGGGCATATAG
- a CDS encoding type II toxin-antitoxin system HicB family antitoxin, producing MEFVYHAEIIEDPDGGWLVTFPDVPEAITHGADWPDALRSGSEALGLALRGYLAEDRDLPQPATSTGTPISVDAEDALKLAVISAFKTSGISKTELARRLGKRETEARRILDPDHGTKLGLIQDALRVLGKQIVVTIREAA from the coding sequence ATGGAATTCGTCTATCATGCAGAGATCATCGAAGATCCGGATGGCGGATGGCTGGTGACCTTTCCGGATGTGCCCGAAGCCATCACCCATGGCGCCGACTGGCCGGACGCCCTGCGCTCCGGCTCGGAAGCGCTGGGACTTGCCCTGCGGGGTTATCTCGCAGAGGACCGAGACCTGCCGCAACCGGCAACAAGCACTGGCACGCCCATCAGTGTGGATGCCGAGGATGCCCTGAAACTTGCCGTCATCTCCGCCTTCAAGACTTCCGGCATCAGCAAGACCGAACTCGCCCGGCGGCTCGGAAAGCGCGAGACGGAAGCCCGCCGGATTCTCGACCCCGATCATGGCACCAAGCTCGGCCTGATTCAGGATGCCTTGCGTGTGCTTGGCAAACAGATCGTTGTGACCATTCGCGAGGCGGCATGA